From the Schistocerca piceifrons isolate TAMUIC-IGC-003096 chromosome 2, iqSchPice1.1, whole genome shotgun sequence genome, the window TTGCACCATTTTCTTTtgcctacactcatctgaccagaagcccttgtctcctttccatttcacttaaatAACCCCTACTATATCTGAGTTGAGCatctgcatttccattttcagattttctagcttccctaccacgtttaagaTCCTGACGttacacgccccgactcgtagaacgctatcctttcgttgattattcaatctttttctcatggtaacttcccgTTGCTAGTCCCATCCGAATggtggactgttccggaatcttttgccaatggagagatcatcatgacacttcttcaattacaggccacatgtgacacgttatgtgtcttaatgcagtgatttccattgtatTTTACAtgctcatgccgttggtcattgctgattcttccacctttatggCCAGTTTCCGGCCCCTAGGACCAAAGAGTGTCCTGAACCTATAtctgctcctccgccttctttggcaaggccgtttgcagaatgatggtgacttcttatgctagaAGAGAGGGGCCAACAAGGGTGACTGCTAATCAAAATTGAAGCAATGTCTGGATTCGAACGCGGGATCGAAGACTTCTTGATTAGAGATCAAAAATGCTACCGCTGCACCACCCTTGACTCACAATGTGTTGCCACTTATACCACGTGAACATTgtcgaactcgctctccaaggccTGCTGTGGTGGAATGCTTCAATGCTCCCTCTACCCTCCTTAAATGGCCAAGCCTAAGATGTTTTGTTGTAagttgcgttatcgccttctgtgtttattgttgacacgtgttactGATAAGTGTTGGAGTCgcctagaccgcgcctcgtgaactatGTACTTGTTTTCTTCAGCATGATGCCGTAAAGTTCAAAATGTGTTTCACGAATGTgtcatttcaaattttttaattGTTAGTCGGTCTacgtcagtgatatagatcaagaaataaactAAAAAGACGACcattttacattagccagtgatcacagttattttatcgaacaagagtatcattcagaggaagaacttcaggaaagttgtgatggggatctgtctgtttcttcaatgaaatacttaaaatgtCTGTTAcaatcgaatgtgttctgagtggtgataaaaatgtagttcccagcaatgtATATCAATTTGGTAGACTTACTTTATGCATCAATCGGTTGGAATTTTTATGCGctaaccctggaatttagttttatttggaaatttattttctacagagattgtataatttccagactttaatatggttcaaatgacgcTAAGCACtatagacttaacatctgaagtcatcagtcccctaaactcagaactacttaaaccaactaacctaaggacatcacacacatccatgcccaaggcaggattcgaacctgtgaccgttgctgCAGCGCAGTcagggactgaagcacctagaaccgttcggccacagcagtCAGcttagaatgtaaaattcagtagtctcacagtctatttatgtgtactatttaaacgAAGAACACACAAGTATGTGCTTTTGTttgataaatagtaaaatgttgCAGggtttgtttagtgcaataaaataaattataagcatttaaacaacacataaataactgtaaaaataaatgttatatagcataaaaatttcaaatgatttttgccttaaatctcggtttaaacctaggggtcccagagaccccacctcgtggtatacgttacagaaaagtcttcTCGGGAGTTAAGGGTTGGCAGTCTGTGGTTATCTTGTCAATATTGCATAGAAAATCGTGTTATTTAAAGTAACGTACCCTTCGGTAGCAGGTTGTAGCAAGAATACAGCTTCAGTGAATTAGCATACAAGTAGAACTTGTTGTCTGCCTGGACACAAATGGTATCTTCGTCCTCTTCCGCATACGACGCTGCCACCAATGTTCTCACAGCCGGGTTGGTGGCGGACGGCTGTTCCTGACCCTGGCTGGCGGCAGTGGTCGACTCTTCTGGTTGTCCTTGGACCACCGCAACTGCGACCAGTgctgtagaaaacaatgaacagCTTGTAACTTTGTCCACTGCCTGTTAGTGCCACTTCACTCTGATACTACTGTCTGGACTTTGACTCATGCAGGTGCTAGCTTTACAATACCGAGATGCAGTGCAACTCTGCTGACTCGTGCCACAACTCTGCCACTtgataatgtatcgtgctatgtTGACTGGTAGTCCCTATGTACCTGAAATCCAATGTAACTGATATGAGGGAAACTGTAGCAGGAGAATACCGCACATTTGTGACATTTGCGTAGTATATTTTAAGACATACTGTACCACTACAAGAGACTGTTTTCGGTATCTAATTGCAAATATAACTCAACATATCGCTCTTAATGGAAAAAAACGACAGTTGGAATTATAATTTCAAGGGTACAACAAGGAAGTGTATTATGAACAGCTTGTGAAAAACATTTACGTTGTACTTTTTTTTCTGCAACTGCCAACATAATGGAAACCTGTTGTCACTAACAGTGAATAGCAAACACCACGTCCTTTAGCGATGAATGCAGATCGAATGTAATAGAACCCGATGCCTCAGCTACTTCCTTTCAtatgtttataacattttttttgtaactgtATGTATTTATGAATATTGTCAGTAATTAGATTTTATCAAAATGTAATATGTGCCGGATGAATGCGTAAGAAATAATTATGCAGATCGTTGTAGTAAATACGCTGGCAGTGTCAAGAAAATTATGCTGAACTAACACAAGGAATATATTTCATAGAAAAATAACATCGTTGGCGCGATAACATGCAGTCCTAGAAGATAGCTGAGATGAGGAGCGAAGCATCTGTGGTGTGGTACAGACGTATGTGTCGGCGCACAAATGCCAGACGGAGATTGTtatggatgttgaaaattaaacAAGACTGCTCTGTGCATAAATTTTATTCAAGCTGCCAACTAATCAAGAAGAGCGTACTGTCCATAGTGAATTTCTTAATAAGGATTATATCGTACAACAAACAACTTATCGCAAAGTAAGATTCAGCCAGTATTTTCGTAGCTCTGTTATAGGCATGCAAGCGTAATAGTTGCTTTTTGGGAGACtggtcaaagaaaacttgaaaaacCCAGCTCGTTAACCATCAACAGCGTACTACCCTCACACAATAACTTCCCCAAAAAGGCATGACTACAAGGAATAGTAAAAAGAAAACAGATTCATTTAAAGTTACAACTGAATTTCAATAAAATAATCATTTTAATAAAAGGCTGTAGCATCTGCAGTTACTGCACTACTACGGTATTGCAGACAAACAGTTCAAACTAGAAGTGATTTAAGTGTAACTCATATTTCAGTGGTATAAGTATGCTGGCTATTTTACGATTTTATGTTGTGTTCTGTAAATGACATTACCTGCATACGTCTACGAAACGTTAGTATTGAAAAGTAATTGTTGGCATGAATGACAGTTTCTGCGGCATCATTTTCAAAGTAACTGGTAAAGAATAATAGCCTGTTCTGATCAGATTAAATATATTTTCAAACAGACAGCACTATGATAAGTTACGTAATACAGTATATTTTCTATGGAGTGTTGCTTGTCGTTGCACAATTATAATTAA encodes:
- the LOC124776634 gene encoding uncharacterized protein LOC124776634, producing the protein MKAALLFVAALVAVAVVQGQPEESTTAASQGQEQPSATNPAVRTLVAASYAEEDEDTICVQADNKFYLYANSLKLYSCYNLLPKVYVVKPKSLCKPTLSDCPTN